In one window of Solanum pennellii chromosome 2, SPENNV200 DNA:
- the LOC107011220 gene encoding uncharacterized protein LOC107011220 isoform X2, translating to MAKKKATMTLKDFHGGSIPSDLPLPSAPGVMIRPSDRGGFDRQASWGNPMGRPEHRLRPGSAGATRNFDEKTPFLSHNAPIGRNFDEDERKPLDGSSGPRRTVSDESIRALPSRVEPKAEYSVTGMVGSGQVSAPPSQNPRGPASWFNESTSVGASTKGSAGGSGRSVSSRNVSSSSAQVVAGSYPNAWGLRKEVASAKESVSAPWSAPDAESKLAHASALEKVTSGRWHSKQQVHSQMDVEVVKHQDTEKELYYHGSTTVNDSVYNMPDVVGGPEYSDQVLAVHAERNLVLTDGVHGFYKELPARERARSPLFMEANERRTSSNVTGLQRPYNVVSSGGYEMQSPASSEPSERPKLKLLPRSKPLESLEQSIDYKQVNQHPSNPVRVEKLADAYPTIDPTKTGFLEHERSNQVTERPKLNLKPRSQLLEQSEGNTENKRKPLFGGARPREMNRGIDDVMHNHDLQQPHPRGKQHAGKAEAVMHATRHNEKTESIPIDHRMAKTADRRDHRIDVEKGDGQRRNWRNENWRNNKETERHHHHHHHHQPQQHVQERPPSPETWRKPVESPRPSSADAPGMRYGKAASAVELAAAFSKSVSDPATATDRFSGQKSLPNRGQIPFSRLTGPQQRPQINGY from the exons ATGGCGAAGAAGAAAGCAACCATGACTCTTAAAGACTTCCATGGTGGTTCTATTCCTTCAGATCTTCCATTACCTTCTGCCCCTGGCGT AATGATAAGACCATCGGATCGTGGTGGTTTTGATCGCCAAGCATCATGGGGAAACCCCATGGGAAGACCAGAGCATCGTTTACGTCCGGGATCAGCTGGTGCAACCAGAAACTTTGACGAGAAGACTCCTTTCTTAAGTCATAATGCACCAATAGGCCGTAATTTTGATGAGGATGAGAGGAAGCCATTGGATGGATCATCTGGACCTCGTCGAACTGTTAGTGATGAGAGTATCCGTGCATTGCCAAGTCGTGTGGAGCCTAAGGCAGAATACTCTGTTACTGGGATGGTAGGTAGTGGGCAAGTATCAGCTCCTCCGTCTCAAAATCCTAGAGGCCCAGCAAGTTGGTTCAATGAATCGACTAGTGTGGGAGCGAGTACTAAAGGTTCTGCTGGTGGTAGCGGCAGGAGCGTGAGTTCTCGGAATGTGTCTTCAAGTAGTGCTCAAGTTGTTGCTGGGTCATACCCAAATGCATGGGGCCTAAGGAAGGAGGTGGCAAGTGCAAAGGAATCAGTTTCAGCTCCATGGTCGGCTCCTGACGCTGAGTCGAAGTTGGCCCATGCCAGTGCCCTTGAGAAGGTCACATCTGGCAGGTGGCATTCAAAGCAGCAGGTTCATTCTCAAATGGATGTTGAGGTTGTTAAACATCAAGACACTGAGAAAGAATTATATTACCATGGAAGTACTACAGTCAACGATAGTGTCTACAACATGCCAGATGTCGTGGGAGGACCCGAATACAGTGATCAGGTGCTAGCGGTTCATGCTGAAAGAAATCTTGTTCTTACAGATGGGGTTCACGGGTTTTACAAGGAGTTACCAGCGCGGGAGAGGGCCAGGTCCCCTTTATTCATGGAGGCAAATGAGAGAAGAACTTCTTCTAATGTTACTGGGTTACAACGGCCCTATAATGTTGTTAGCTCTGGTGGATATGAGATGCAGTCACCAGCATCTTCTGAACCATCTGAACGGCCCAAATTAAAGTTGCTACCAAGATCCAAACCATTGGAGAGTCTGGAGCAGTCCATAGATTATAAGCAG GTCAACCAGCATCCAAGTAATCCTGTTCGTGTTGAGAAGTTGGCCGATGCATATCCCACCATAGATCCCACCAAGACTGGGTTTCTTGAACATGAAAGAAGCAATCAAGTAACTGAACGCCCAAAATTGAACTTGAAGCCTCGGTCACAGCTTCTTGAACAATCGGAGGGAAACACAGAAAATAAAAG GAAACCATTATTTGGGGGTGCTCGTCCACGTGAAATG AATCGTGGgattgatgatgttatgcatAATCATGACCTTCAGCAACCTCATCCTAG GGGAAAACAACATGCTGGCAAAGCAGAGGCAGTTATGCATGCGACCAGACATAATGAGAAAACAGAGAGTATTCCGATTGACCATAGGATGGCGAAGACCGCAGATAGGCGAGATCACAGGATAGATGTCGAGAAAGGAGATGGGCAGAGGAGGAATTGGAGAAATGAGAACTGGAGGAACAACAAGGAGACTGAAAggcaccaccaccaccaccaccaccatcagCCGCAGCAACATGTACAGGAAAGGCCGCCGTCACCAGAAACGTGGCGCAAACCTGTTGAATCACCAAGACCTTCTTCTGCTGATGCTCCTGGTATGAGGTATGGAAAAGCAGCCTCTGCAGTTGAGCTGGCTGCAGCCTTTTCAAAATCGGTCTCTGATCCAGCAACTGCAACTGATCGTTTTTCTGGTCAGAAAAGCCTTCCTAATCGAGGTCAAATCCCTTTTTCTCGATTGACAGGCCCTCAGCAGAGGCCTCAGATTAATGGGTACTAA
- the LOC107011220 gene encoding uncharacterized protein LOC107011220 isoform X1, translating to MAKKKATMTLKDFHGGSIPSDLPLPSAPGVMIRPSDRGGFDRQASWGNPMGRPEHRLRPGSAGATRNFDEKTPFLSHNAPIGRNFDEDERKPLDGSSGPRRTVSDESIRALPSRVEPKAEYSVTGMVGSGQVSAPPSQNPRGPASWFNESTSVGASTKGSAGGSGRSVSSRNVSSSSAQVVAGSYPNAWGLRKEVASAKESVSAPWSAPDAESKLAHASALEKVTSGRWHSKQQVHSQMDVEVVKHQDTEKELYYHGSTTVNDSVYNMPDVVGGPEYSDQVLAVHAERNLVLTDGVHGFYKELPARERARSPLFMEANERRTSSNVTGLQRPYNVVSSGGYEMQSPASSEPSERPKLKLLPRSKPLESLEQSIDYKQVNQHPSNPVRVEKLADAYPTIDPTKTGFLEHERSNQVTERPKLNLKPRSQLLEQSEGNTENKRKPLFGGARPREMVLQNRGIDDVMHNHDLQQPHPRGKQHAGKAEAVMHATRHNEKTESIPIDHRMAKTADRRDHRIDVEKGDGQRRNWRNENWRNNKETERHHHHHHHHQPQQHVQERPPSPETWRKPVESPRPSSADAPGMRYGKAASAVELAAAFSKSVSDPATATDRFSGQKSLPNRGQIPFSRLTGPQQRPQINGY from the exons ATGGCGAAGAAGAAAGCAACCATGACTCTTAAAGACTTCCATGGTGGTTCTATTCCTTCAGATCTTCCATTACCTTCTGCCCCTGGCGT AATGATAAGACCATCGGATCGTGGTGGTTTTGATCGCCAAGCATCATGGGGAAACCCCATGGGAAGACCAGAGCATCGTTTACGTCCGGGATCAGCTGGTGCAACCAGAAACTTTGACGAGAAGACTCCTTTCTTAAGTCATAATGCACCAATAGGCCGTAATTTTGATGAGGATGAGAGGAAGCCATTGGATGGATCATCTGGACCTCGTCGAACTGTTAGTGATGAGAGTATCCGTGCATTGCCAAGTCGTGTGGAGCCTAAGGCAGAATACTCTGTTACTGGGATGGTAGGTAGTGGGCAAGTATCAGCTCCTCCGTCTCAAAATCCTAGAGGCCCAGCAAGTTGGTTCAATGAATCGACTAGTGTGGGAGCGAGTACTAAAGGTTCTGCTGGTGGTAGCGGCAGGAGCGTGAGTTCTCGGAATGTGTCTTCAAGTAGTGCTCAAGTTGTTGCTGGGTCATACCCAAATGCATGGGGCCTAAGGAAGGAGGTGGCAAGTGCAAAGGAATCAGTTTCAGCTCCATGGTCGGCTCCTGACGCTGAGTCGAAGTTGGCCCATGCCAGTGCCCTTGAGAAGGTCACATCTGGCAGGTGGCATTCAAAGCAGCAGGTTCATTCTCAAATGGATGTTGAGGTTGTTAAACATCAAGACACTGAGAAAGAATTATATTACCATGGAAGTACTACAGTCAACGATAGTGTCTACAACATGCCAGATGTCGTGGGAGGACCCGAATACAGTGATCAGGTGCTAGCGGTTCATGCTGAAAGAAATCTTGTTCTTACAGATGGGGTTCACGGGTTTTACAAGGAGTTACCAGCGCGGGAGAGGGCCAGGTCCCCTTTATTCATGGAGGCAAATGAGAGAAGAACTTCTTCTAATGTTACTGGGTTACAACGGCCCTATAATGTTGTTAGCTCTGGTGGATATGAGATGCAGTCACCAGCATCTTCTGAACCATCTGAACGGCCCAAATTAAAGTTGCTACCAAGATCCAAACCATTGGAGAGTCTGGAGCAGTCCATAGATTATAAGCAG GTCAACCAGCATCCAAGTAATCCTGTTCGTGTTGAGAAGTTGGCCGATGCATATCCCACCATAGATCCCACCAAGACTGGGTTTCTTGAACATGAAAGAAGCAATCAAGTAACTGAACGCCCAAAATTGAACTTGAAGCCTCGGTCACAGCTTCTTGAACAATCGGAGGGAAACACAGAAAATAAAAG GAAACCATTATTTGGGGGTGCTCGTCCACGTGAAATG GTACTGCAGAATCGTGGgattgatgatgttatgcatAATCATGACCTTCAGCAACCTCATCCTAG GGGAAAACAACATGCTGGCAAAGCAGAGGCAGTTATGCATGCGACCAGACATAATGAGAAAACAGAGAGTATTCCGATTGACCATAGGATGGCGAAGACCGCAGATAGGCGAGATCACAGGATAGATGTCGAGAAAGGAGATGGGCAGAGGAGGAATTGGAGAAATGAGAACTGGAGGAACAACAAGGAGACTGAAAggcaccaccaccaccaccaccaccatcagCCGCAGCAACATGTACAGGAAAGGCCGCCGTCACCAGAAACGTGGCGCAAACCTGTTGAATCACCAAGACCTTCTTCTGCTGATGCTCCTGGTATGAGGTATGGAAAAGCAGCCTCTGCAGTTGAGCTGGCTGCAGCCTTTTCAAAATCGGTCTCTGATCCAGCAACTGCAACTGATCGTTTTTCTGGTCAGAAAAGCCTTCCTAATCGAGGTCAAATCCCTTTTTCTCGATTGACAGGCCCTCAGCAGAGGCCTCAGATTAATGGGTACTAA
- the LOC107010686 gene encoding alpha-farnesene synthase-like: MACINMVSIASTMQTQKLHHTIEKNSQPERISTYKPNIWKYDHLLSLTNQYSEAKYKIEAEKLKEEVGCMFSNTTSPVAQLQLIDGIDKLGLSAYFEVDTKETLENTILYMKTSSNSKDLYATALCFRLLREHGYHASQDMLKDLFDGKGKLPLDMKTLLELFEGSHLSIGGENSLNDIRLFYTKNLKNLSLDVDRFTSNPLAWRVRWYDVREHIITAQNCNDTNPMLLKLAKLNFNIIQATHQKDLKDVIRWWRNVSIIENLEFTRERIVESFFFAVGIASEVEHGSMRKWLTKVIQLILIIDDVYDIYGTIADVQQFTVAIEKWDPEEVQSLPKSIQICFGALHDTMEDISVEIQRQKGGPSVLPHLKQVWVNFCKALLVEATWYHKGHIPTLEDYLHNGWTSSSGPLLSLHVILGLTNENFHSCKNCQEIIYYTSLIIRLCNDQGTSTAELERGDVASSIVCYMHQENVSEDVAREHIESIILNSWEKINYHFNSLSTSHRKIIKHVINEARMAHVMYHSGDGFGVQDGETQDQVLINLVQPII; encoded by the exons ATGGCTTGCATAAACATGGTGTCTATTGCTTCAACCATGCAGACACAGAAACTTCATCATACTATAGAAAAAAACAGTCAGCCTGAAAGGATTTCTACCTATAAACCAAATATTTGGAAATATGATCATCTACTTTCTCTTACAAATCAATATTCT GAAGCAAAGTACAAAATTGAAGCAGAAAAGCTAAAAGAGGAAGTTGGTTGCATGTTTTCAAACACTACTAGTCCAGTGGCTCAGCTACAGCTTATAGATGGAATTGACAAACTTGGTCTAAGTGCTTACTTTGAGGTTGATACAAAGGAAACTTTGGAAAATACAATTTTGTACATGAAAACTAGTTCCAACTCAAAGGATCTCTATGCTACTGCATTGTGCTTTAGGCTTCTTAGGGAACATGGCTACCATGCCTCACAAG ATATGTTAAAGGATTTGTTCGATGGGAAAGGGAAATTACCTTTAGATATGAAAACATTATTGGAGCTTTTTGAAGGGTCACATCTGAGCATTGGTGGTGAAAACTCACTAAACGACATAAGATTGTTTTATACCAAAAACctcaaaaatttatcattagATGTTGACAGATTTACTAGTAATCCCTTGGCATGGAGAGTGAGATGGTACGATGTTAGAGAACACATCATTACTGCTCAAAATTGCAACGACACAAATCCAATGTTGCTCAAATTAGCTAAACTTAACTTTAATATCATTCAAGCCACACACCAAAAAGATCTCAAAGATGTAATAAG ATGGTGGAGGAATGTTtcaataattgaaaatttagAGTTTACAAGGGAGAGAATAGTAGAAAGCTTCTTTTTCGCTGTAGGAATTGCGTCAGAGGTTGAACATGGAAGCATGAGAAAATGGTTAACTAAAGTGATTCAATTGATACTAATAATAGATGATGTTTATGATATTTATGGTACTATAGCCGATGTGCAACAATTCACCGTTGCCATAGAGAA gtgggaTCCAGAAGAAGTACAAAGTTTACCAAAGAGTATACAGATATGTTTCGGAGCATTGCATGATACAATGGAAGACATATCTGTTGAAATTCAACGACAAAAAGGTGGCCCTTCAGTACTACCTCATCTCAAACAAGTG TGGGTCAACTTCTGTAAAGCTTTACTAGTGGAAGCAACATGGTACCACAAAGGTCATATACCAACACTTGAAGATTACCTTCACAATGGGTGGACTTCATCTTCCGGTCCTTTACTTtcattacatgtcattcttGGTCTCACAAATGAAAACTTTCATTCATGCAAAAATTGCCAAGAAATTATTTACTACACTTCCCTTATAATTAGACTTTGCAATGATCAAGGTACCTCAACG GCGGAACTGGAGAGAGGTGATGTGGCTTCATCAATTGTATGTTACATGCACCAAGAAAATGTTTCAGAGGATGTAGCTCGAGAGCATATTGAAAGCATAATTTTGAATTCGtgggaaaaaataaattatcattttaataGCCTTTCTACATCGCATCGAAAAATTATCAAGCATGTAATAAATGAAGCGCGAATGGCACATGTCATGTACCACTCTGGAGATGGATTTGGGGTCCAAGATGGTGAAACTCAAGACCAAGTCCTTATAAACTTGGTACAGCCTATTATATAA
- the LOC107010846 gene encoding LOW QUALITY PROTEIN: alpha-farnesene synthase-like (The sequence of the model RefSeq protein was modified relative to this genomic sequence to represent the inferred CDS: deleted 2 bases in 1 codon; substituted 1 base at 1 genomic stop codon), whose amino-acid sequence MTSEQQSVFCNQIHSTSFGKSNIDQTLIQRRNANYKPNIWKYDILQSLKSQYSEGKYQKEAQKLKEEFLWVVAEIENPSAKLELIDSINKMALSHLFDKEIMVFLQNMEKLKDSGNEMDLYSTALYFRIFRQYGYNVTQDVFLSYMDEMGKKIKVDTNMDPKTMMQLFEASHLALKDENMLEEARIFCTNNLKSCNNIIPMEMPLHWKVEWYNTRKHISKQENEKEEGVSKLKLLQLAKLNFNMVQAEHQKDLVHILRWWRNLGLIENVSFSRDRIVESFLWSVGVAFXPQHSNFRNWLTKAITFIIVIDDVYDIYGTLQNLQLFTDAVVRWDPKVVEQLPSCMQICFWKLYDTTNDVALEIQQQKGCKFPVLTYLQKVWAEFCKALLVEAKWDSKGYTPTFSEYLDNGWKSSGGTVLSLHVLLGLAQDFSQVDYFLENEHDLIYYSSLIIRLRNDLGTSKAELERGEVSSSILCYMRKENVKEDVARRHIEEMVIETWKKMNKHCFENSSPLVKYIMNIARVTHFIYQNGDGFGVQDRETRQQVLSSLVQSLPLN is encoded by the exons atGACAAGTGAGCAGCAATCTGTCTTTTGTAACCAAATACATTCTACATCATTTGGTAAG AGTAACATAGATCAAACCCTAATTCAACGACGAAATGCTAATTACAAGCCAAACATTTGGAAGTATGATATCCTCCAGTCACTTAAAAGCCAATATTCA GAAGGTAAGTACCAAAAAGAAGCCCAAAAGTTGAAAGAGGAATTTTTGTGGGTTGTGGCAGAAATAGAGAATCCATCGGCCAAATTAGAGCTTATAGATAGCATAAACAAAATGGCCCTCTCTCATCTCTTTGACAAGGAAATCATGGTGTTTCTACAAAACATGGAAAAGCTCAAGGATTCTGGCAATGAAATGGATCTCTATTCAACTGCTTTATATTTTAGGATTTTTAGGCAGTATGGCTATAATGTGACACAAG ATGTATTCCTTAGCTATATGGATGAAATGGGTAAAAAAATCAAGGTAGACACAAACATGGATCCAAAAACAATGATGCAACTATTTGAAGCATCTCACTTGGCCTTGAAGGATGAAAATATGTTGGAGGAGGCTAGAATATTTTGCACTAACAATTTGAAAAGTTGTAACAATATTATTCCAATGGAAATGCCACTGCATTGGAAGGTGGAATGGTACAACACTAGAAAGCATATCTCCAAACAGGAAAACGAAAAAGAAGAAGGAGTGTCAAAATTGAAGCTTCTTCAACTAGCTAAACTCAACTTCAATATGGTTCAAGCTGAGCATCAGAAAGATCTTGTCCATATTTTGAG GTGGTGGAGGAATTTGGGACTGATAGAAAATGTAAGCTTCAGCAGAGATCGAATAGTCGAAAGCTTTTTGTGGTCAGTGGGTGTTGCTTTTTAGCCTCAACATTCTAATTTTAGGAATTGGCTCACCAAAGCTATCACTTTCATTATAGTAATTGACGATGTCTACGATATTTATGGCACTTTGCAAAACCTACAACTATTCACCGATGCTGTTGTCAG atgGGATCCTAAGGTGGTTGAGCAATTACCATCATGTATGCAAATCTGTTTTTGGAAACTATATGATACCACAAATGATGTAGCTCTTGAAATTCAACAACAAAAAGGCTGCAAATTTCCAGTGTTAACATATCTACAAAaagtg TGGGCAGAATTTTGCAAAGCACTGCTTGTGGAAGCTAAATGGGATTCAAAGGGTTATACACCAACATTTAGTGAATATTTAGATAATGGATGGAAATCATCAGGTGGCACTGTGCTATCTCTTCATGTTCTTCTTGGTTTGGCTCAAGATTTCTCCCAAgttgattattttcttgaaaatgaaCACGACCTTATATACTATTCATCCCTTATAATCAGGCTTAGAAACGACCTTGGGACTTCAAAG GCTGAATTGGAAAGAGGTGAGGTGTCTTCATCTATCTTGTGTTACATGAGGAAGGAAAATGTTAAGGAGGATGTAGCAAGGAGGCATATCGAAGAGATGGTGATAGAAACATGGAAGAAAATGAACAAACATTGTTTTGAGAATTCATCACCATTAGTTAAGTATATAATGAATATTGCTCGTGTTACACACTTTATATATCAAAATGGAGATGGATTTGGTGTTCAAGATAGAGAAACTCGACAACAAGTCTTATCTTCTTTGGTTCAATCACTTCCTCTCAATTGA
- the LOC107009029 gene encoding uncharacterized protein LOC107009029, which yields MPAVWFALKKSLQCRSEIKDVYDPRSEGKNLSKISTKKATTGRSGCSRSIANLKDVIHGSKRHMEKPPLQSPRSIGSSELLNPITHEVVLSNSTCELKITSCNFQDGNGSSGNNVESISAFMGTLKPGTPGPGGHHIGSSRKYRGFGSPIRKGSPGNLSRKTGPGFGGNVSRPKASYGADSHGLTCHKCGEQFVKWEAVETHHLSKHAVTELVEGDSSRKIVEIICRTSCSKPENSSNGIERILKVHNMQKVLAQFEEYRELVKIKASKLAKKHPRCLADGNELLRFFGTTVECSLGMNSSSSLCTSEKCKVCRILQHGFSIKKEINGGVGVFTASTSGRALEAIEENDENILSCRKALIVCRVIAGRVHRPLENVQELMGQSGFDSLAGKVGLYSNIEELYLLSPKALLPCFVVICKS from the exons atgccaGCAGTTTGGTTTGCTTTAAAGAAATCATTGCAGTGTAGATCAGAGATAAAAGATGTGTATGATCCAAGAAGTGAAGGGAAAAATTTAAGCAAGATATCGACTAAAAAGGCGACGACAGGTAGGTCAGGTTGTTCAAGATCAATTGCAAATCTGAAAGATGTTATACATGGAAGTAAAAGGCATATGGAGAAGCCACCATTACAGAGTCCAAGATCTATTGGAAGCAGTGAGCTTTTGAATCCAATTACACATGAAGTTGTTTTGAGTAATTCAACTTGTGAACTCAAGATTACTAGTTGTAATTTCCAAGATGGTAATGGGAGTAGTGGGAATAATGTTGAGAGTATTTCTGCTTTTATGGGTACTTTAAAACCAGGGACCCCTGGTCCTGGAGGACACCATATTGGGTCATCAAGGAAATACAGAGGCTTTGGTAGTCCTATAAGAAAAGGGTCACCTGGaaatttatcaagaaaaacAGGGCCTGGATTTGGGGGTAATGTTTCTAGGCCTAAAGCTTCTTATGGTGCTGATTCTCATGGCTTGACTTGTCATAAATGTGGTGAACAATTTGTGAAATGGGAAGCTGTTGAAACACATCATCTCTCAAAACATGCTG TGACAGAACTTGTTGAAGGGGATTCTTCGAGGAAAATCGTAGAGATAATATGCAGAACAAGCTGTTCAAAGCCTGAAAACAGTTCAAATGGTATTGAGAGAATCTTGAAAGTTCACAATATGCAGAAAGTACTAGCTCAATTCGAGGAATATCGCGAATTAGTGAAAATCAAAGCCAGTAAACTCGCCAAGAAACACCCTCGTTGCTTAGCAGATGGGAATGAGCTTTTAAGATTCTTTGGCACAACTGTTGAATGTTCTCTTGGCATGAACAGCTCTTCTAGCTTATGTACATCAGAAAAATGCAAAGTTTGCAGGATTTTACAACATGGATTCTCAATCAAGAAGGAAATAAATGGTGGGGTTGGTGTTTTTACAGCTTCCACAAGTGGAAGAGCACTAGAAGCCATTgaggaaaatgatgaaaatatattatcttgtaGAAAGGCTCTAATAGTATGCAGAGTAATTGCTGGTAGAGTGCATAGACCATTGGAAAATGTTCAAGAATTGATGGGTCAATCAGGATTTGATTCATTGGCTGGCAAAGTTGGACTTTACTCAAACATTGAAGAACTCTATTTGCTCAGTCCTAAAGCTTTGCTTCCTTGCTTTGTGGTGATTTGCAAATCATAA